In Streptomyces sp. DG2A-72, one genomic interval encodes:
- a CDS encoding BTAD domain-containing putative transcriptional regulator translates to MDGVPRVPQQRSPGSSEEQAALRFSVLGPVRAWRGEEPLTTGSPQQRALLAALLLREGRTATAAELIDALWGEEPPSQALAALRTYASRLRKVLTPGVLVSESGGYAIRGLPDGSLDLTTAQDLATEAEKARNAGDLCHAREVLGRALSLWDGEVLAGVPGPYAEAQRVRLEEWRLQLLESRLDMDLEQGCHAETVSELTALTAAHPLRERLRELLMLALYRSGRQAEALAVYADTRRLLADELGVDPRPGLRELQQRILQADPGLAEPSAPVAEPPAVPVRPAQLPATVPDFTGRASFVSELSEVLASAEGRVMAVSALSGIGGVGKTTLAVHVAHQARAAFPDGQLYVDLQGAGTRAAEPETVLGSFLRALGSADSAIPDSLEERSALYRSVLDGRRVLVLLDNARDAAQVRPLLPGTEGCAALVTSRVRMVDLAGAHLVDLDVMSPDEALLLFTKIVGEERVASEREAALDVVAACGFLPLAIRIAASRLAARRTWTVSVLAAKLGDERRRLDELQAGDLAVKATFELGYGALEPPQARAFRLLGLADGPDISLAAAAAVLDLPVEDTEDLLEALVDTSLLESAAPGRYRYHDLVRLYARACAERDEWPPSERDAAMSRLLDFYLATAAGVYAMERPGDRLVDHLEATNYPGLRFEGRHEAQDWLYSEAHALLAFTQQCTGTAVLRRAVDLLWAAKDLAESGANSKQYETVAVTLRGAADRAGDPQALSRALTTLTNVHLVAGRFSEADEEARRAMELAHIVDDLAPRCWAANDRGIIALYQNRYADGEAYLRQAIDSFRQDENLAGEASALCNLSRIHLALGRVGSAVELAQQGIAIYDRLGHTLRGANGRYALGMALTGQGGLSAAVDRLTEALEVFRDSRQRLWEGMTLFRMAEAHLAARKPAEAAARAEQAQAVLRGIGGEWRRGNILTVLGRALSDLNQTGRARACWQEALSIFDSLDSPEAAEVRLLLTPAAAA, encoded by the coding sequence ATGGACGGAGTACCGCGGGTGCCTCAGCAGCGGAGTCCAGGCTCCTCCGAGGAGCAGGCGGCGCTGCGCTTCAGCGTGCTCGGACCGGTGCGCGCCTGGCGCGGCGAGGAGCCGCTGACCACCGGTTCCCCCCAGCAACGCGCCCTGCTCGCCGCCCTCCTGCTCCGCGAGGGCCGCACCGCAACCGCCGCGGAACTGATCGACGCCCTCTGGGGCGAGGAACCCCCGTCCCAGGCCCTGGCGGCGCTGCGCACCTACGCCTCCCGCCTGCGCAAGGTGCTGACCCCCGGCGTCCTGGTCAGCGAGTCCGGCGGCTACGCGATCCGGGGCCTGCCCGACGGCTCCCTGGACCTCACGACGGCCCAGGACCTGGCGACCGAGGCGGAGAAGGCACGCAACGCCGGGGACCTGTGCCATGCGCGGGAGGTGCTGGGCCGGGCGCTGTCGCTGTGGGACGGAGAGGTGCTGGCGGGCGTGCCGGGCCCGTACGCGGAGGCGCAGCGGGTGAGGTTGGAGGAATGGCGCCTTCAACTCCTGGAATCCCGCCTGGACATGGACCTGGAACAGGGCTGCCACGCGGAGACCGTTTCGGAACTGACCGCCCTGACGGCGGCGCATCCCCTGCGGGAGCGTCTGCGTGAGCTGCTGATGCTGGCCCTGTACCGCTCGGGCCGCCAGGCGGAGGCCCTCGCCGTGTACGCCGACACGCGCCGCCTGCTCGCCGACGAACTGGGCGTGGACCCGCGCCCGGGCCTGCGCGAACTCCAGCAGCGCATCCTTCAGGCGGACCCCGGCCTGGCGGAACCGTCGGCACCGGTGGCCGAACCCCCGGCCGTGCCGGTGCGTCCGGCCCAACTCCCCGCAACCGTCCCCGACTTCACCGGAAGGGCCTCCTTCGTCTCCGAGCTGAGCGAGGTCCTGGCCTCGGCGGAGGGCCGCGTGATGGCGGTCTCGGCCCTGTCCGGAATCGGCGGCGTCGGCAAGACGACCCTCGCGGTGCACGTGGCCCACCAGGCACGGGCGGCCTTCCCGGACGGCCAGCTGTACGTGGACCTCCAGGGCGCTGGCACCCGGGCGGCGGAGCCGGAGACGGTACTGGGCTCATTCCTCCGCGCGTTGGGCTCCGCGGACTCGGCGATCCCGGACTCCCTGGAGGAACGCTCGGCGCTGTACCGGTCCGTCCTGGACGGCCGGCGCGTGCTGGTCCTGCTGGACAACGCACGGGACGCGGCACAGGTACGTCCCCTGCTGCCCGGGACGGAGGGCTGCGCGGCCCTCGTGACATCCCGGGTACGGATGGTGGACCTGGCGGGCGCCCACCTGGTCGACCTGGACGTGATGTCCCCCGACGAGGCGTTGCTGCTCTTCACGAAGATCGTGGGCGAGGAACGCGTCGCGTCCGAGCGGGAGGCCGCGCTGGACGTGGTGGCGGCATGCGGCTTCCTGCCACTGGCGATCAGAATCGCGGCGTCGCGACTGGCGGCCCGGCGCACCTGGACGGTCTCGGTACTGGCGGCGAAGCTCGGGGACGAACGCCGCCGCCTCGACGAGCTCCAGGCCGGCGACCTGGCGGTGAAGGCGACCTTCGAGCTGGGCTACGGGGCACTGGAACCGCCCCAGGCACGGGCGTTCCGGCTCCTGGGCCTGGCCGACGGCCCCGACATCTCGCTGGCGGCGGCTGCGGCGGTACTGGACCTCCCCGTGGAAGACACCGAGGACCTCCTGGAGGCCCTTGTCGACACCTCGCTGCTGGAATCGGCGGCGCCCGGCCGGTACCGGTACCACGACCTCGTACGACTCTACGCGCGTGCTTGCGCGGAACGGGACGAGTGGCCACCGAGCGAGCGGGACGCGGCGATGTCCCGGTTGCTGGACTTCTACCTGGCCACCGCGGCGGGGGTTTATGCGATGGAGCGGCCTGGGGATCGGCTGGTGGATCACCTTGAGGCCACGAACTACCCGGGACTGCGCTTCGAGGGCCGGCACGAGGCGCAGGACTGGTTGTACTCCGAAGCGCATGCCTTGCTCGCGTTCACCCAGCAGTGCACCGGGACGGCCGTGCTTCGGCGGGCGGTGGATCTGTTGTGGGCGGCGAAGGATCTCGCCGAGTCGGGCGCCAACTCCAAGCAGTACGAGACTGTCGCCGTCACGCTGCGAGGTGCCGCCGATCGGGCCGGCGATCCACAGGCTCTGAGCCGGGCGCTCACGACGCTCACCAATGTCCATCTCGTGGCCGGACGCTTCAGTGAGGCGGACGAAGAGGCACGACGTGCCATGGAGCTGGCCCACATCGTGGACGACCTGGCACCCAGGTGCTGGGCAGCCAACGACCGCGGCATCATCGCGCTCTATCAGAACCGTTACGCCGATGGCGAGGCGTATCTCCGGCAGGCCATCGACAGCTTCCGCCAGGACGAGAACCTCGCCGGAGAGGCCAGCGCACTCTGCAACCTCTCGCGTATCCACCTTGCCCTGGGCCGGGTCGGCAGCGCGGTGGAACTCGCGCAGCAAGGCATCGCCATATACGACCGCCTGGGCCACACGCTGCGCGGCGCCAACGGCCGCTACGCCTTGGGGATGGCCCTGACCGGCCAGGGCGGACTGAGCGCGGCGGTCGATCGGCTCACCGAGGCCTTGGAGGTGTTTCGCGACAGCAGGCAGCGGCTCTGGGAGGGGATGACGCTCTTCCGAATGGCGGAAGCGCATCTCGCGGCGCGCAAGCCCGCCGAGGCCGCGGCTCGTGCGGAGCAGGCACAAGCCGTCCTGCGCGGCATCGGTGGTGAATGGCGACGGGGCAACATACTGACCGTTCTTGGCCGCGCGCTGAGCGACCTGAACCAGACCGGCCGGGCGCGGGCCTGCTGGCAAGAGGCCCTCTCCATCTTCGACTCGCTGGACTCGCCGGAGGCCGCCGAGGTGCGGCTCCTGCTCACCCCGGCGGCGGCCGCCTGA
- a CDS encoding XRE family transcriptional regulator — translation MSTVSWEEVKRRADEQRRAAGLPVRTAEEKRADMDRLFAEIRAYKLAELRREQDLTQREIADSMGVSTPRISAIEHGEIDRTEVATLRSYVRALGGELRVVADFGDTQYTVA, via the coding sequence ATGAGCACCGTCAGCTGGGAGGAAGTCAAGCGTCGGGCCGATGAGCAGCGGAGGGCAGCCGGGCTGCCGGTGCGGACCGCTGAGGAGAAGCGGGCCGACATGGACCGCCTGTTCGCCGAGATCCGCGCCTACAAACTGGCGGAACTCCGTCGCGAGCAGGACCTCACCCAGCGTGAGATCGCGGACTCGATGGGCGTCTCCACTCCCCGGATCTCAGCGATCGAGCATGGCGAGATCGACCGCACCGAGGTAGCCACCTTGCGCTCCTACGTACGGGCACTGGGCGGAGAACTCCGGGTGGTCGCGGACTTCGGGGACACGCAGTACACGGTCGCCTGA
- a CDS encoding type II toxin-antitoxin system RelE/ParE family toxin yields the protein MAQWEVILVAEVAAWFEKLVATETDSADQVEDAVDALAVFGPALGRPLVDRIHGAEQHHLKELRPGSSGKSEIRILFAFDPVRRAVLLVAGDKAGNWSGWYDTSIPIADKRYRDHIAELDTREYE from the coding sequence ATGGCTCAATGGGAAGTGATTCTGGTCGCGGAGGTAGCGGCGTGGTTCGAGAAGTTGGTGGCAACCGAAACCGACAGCGCAGATCAGGTAGAGGATGCCGTTGACGCGCTGGCCGTCTTCGGCCCCGCGCTCGGACGACCGCTTGTCGACCGGATCCATGGCGCAGAGCAGCATCATCTGAAGGAACTGAGGCCCGGCTCGTCCGGAAAGAGTGAGATCCGGATCCTGTTCGCCTTCGACCCGGTACGACGGGCCGTTCTACTGGTCGCGGGTGACAAGGCCGGGAACTGGAGCGGCTGGTACGACACCAGCATCCCGATCGCAGACAAGCGCTACCGCGACCACATCGCCGAGTTGGACACGAGGGAGTACGAATGA
- a CDS encoding O-antigen ligase yields MAYDRTTATPGQGLPGAFQKFVQFVPLGVVATILVDAATDFFPDDPLVGIVTPLRLLVVVGFVALLLPGPARARIRDFRTRLDIPIGVLVLAATASTFHGGHPTAPLRGLITVLACYYLVVGVRRTQPESWRAIGLLALVGVGAAATAAFSQFTNDTPTGFCRTGLLTDISCDDTSGDVLIRAIGTFANPNLLSAFLVLLVPFVLLAAVCVDERTARTAVVLVGVVGYAALLTTFSRAGYVAGTAGLLVLAGAYWLAPRLADRAQRRIVATLGALGLAAAAAAIWAVSQAGNSLGVRGQAWDAALTLAKENPLGVGLGRSGAVISATAPGDRVFVHAHNMWLNWLVETGALGLLAMLAVTVVAWLHAARIARAKSVLGTVGLASLTGFFLISMMDHPANLDRIDILFWVVLAVVMAETPDRASSTTAGTSANRRRHGAQPQSSLPRQPQQHQEPLPSP; encoded by the coding sequence ATGGCATACGACCGGACGACGGCAACGCCAGGCCAGGGGCTGCCGGGGGCCTTTCAGAAGTTCGTGCAGTTCGTGCCGCTCGGTGTGGTGGCCACCATCCTGGTCGACGCGGCGACGGACTTCTTCCCCGACGATCCGCTCGTCGGGATCGTGACACCGCTGCGACTGCTTGTCGTCGTCGGGTTCGTCGCCCTGCTGCTGCCCGGTCCGGCGCGGGCCCGAATACGGGACTTCCGTACCCGGCTCGACATCCCGATCGGCGTGCTGGTGCTGGCCGCGACCGCGTCCACCTTCCACGGCGGGCACCCCACCGCCCCGCTCCGCGGCCTGATCACGGTGCTCGCCTGCTACTACCTCGTCGTCGGAGTGCGCCGCACACAGCCGGAGTCGTGGCGGGCGATCGGGCTGCTGGCGCTGGTCGGCGTGGGGGCCGCCGCGACCGCCGCCTTCTCGCAGTTCACGAATGACACACCGACCGGCTTCTGCCGTACCGGGCTGCTCACGGACATCTCGTGCGACGACACCAGCGGCGACGTCCTGATCCGGGCGATCGGCACCTTCGCCAACCCCAACCTGCTCTCCGCCTTCCTCGTCCTGCTCGTGCCGTTCGTGCTGCTCGCCGCCGTCTGTGTCGACGAGCGCACCGCCCGTACCGCCGTGGTCCTCGTCGGTGTGGTCGGATACGCGGCGCTGCTGACCACCTTCTCCCGCGCGGGCTACGTCGCCGGCACCGCCGGCCTGCTCGTCCTCGCCGGTGCCTACTGGCTCGCCCCCCGGCTCGCCGACCGCGCGCAGCGCCGGATCGTCGCCACGCTCGGGGCACTGGGGCTCGCCGCCGCCGCTGCCGCGATCTGGGCCGTGTCACAGGCCGGGAACTCCCTCGGCGTCCGCGGCCAGGCCTGGGATGCCGCGCTCACGCTCGCCAAGGAGAACCCCCTCGGCGTCGGCCTCGGCCGCTCCGGCGCCGTCATCTCCGCGACCGCCCCCGGCGACCGTGTCTTCGTGCACGCGCACAACATGTGGCTGAACTGGCTCGTCGAGACGGGCGCCCTCGGTCTGCTGGCGATGCTCGCCGTGACCGTCGTCGCCTGGCTGCACGCGGCCCGTATCGCCCGTGCGAAGTCGGTCCTCGGCACCGTCGGGCTGGCCTCGCTGACCGGGTTCTTCCTGATCAGCATGATGGATCACCCGGCCAACCTGGACCGGATCGACATCCTGTTCTGGGTCGTCCTCGCCGTCGTCATGGCCGAGACGCCGGACCGGGCGAGCAGCACCACGGCCGGCACCTCCGCCAACCGGCGCCGTCACGGTGCGCAGCCGCAGTCCTCACTGCCACGACAGCCCCAGCAGCATCAAGAACCGCTCCCCTCACCCTGA
- a CDS encoding FadD3 family acyl-CoA ligase has protein sequence MRGDLEWGSIPGLVRSAAERYADDEAVLEGRTRISYAELGARVERSAAACMANGIEPGDRVAIWAPNSLDWIVAALGAVSAGAVLVPVNTRFKGVEAADVLRRSGARLLFVTGTFLGTSYVASLRRAVAEGPGLPELEQVVVLSDDAPADFRTWKDFLAGGEGAEPSEVRARSAAVDGSWPSDIVFTSGTTGRPKGAVITHAQTLRAYEVWSDLAGLRRGDRYLIVNPFFHTFGYKAGVIACLMRGATMIPQPVFNVDTALANIAAERVSVLPGPPTLHQSLLDHPARDAHDLSALRLVVTGAAVVPLRLVERLRGELGVETVLTAYGLSEASGIVTMCRRGDPLPVIASTSGRAIPGTEVRVEAPVGEPGEVLVRGFNVMRGYYEDEAATAEVLGSDGWLRTGDVGVLDDEGNLRITDRIKDMFIVGGFNAYPAEIEQLLGLHPDVADVAVIGVPDARLGEVGKAYVVRRPGAVVTGDDLIAWARREMANYKVPRVVEFVGELPRNASGKVVKGELRSG, from the coding sequence GTGCGCGGTGACTTGGAGTGGGGCAGCATTCCGGGACTCGTCCGGTCCGCCGCCGAGCGGTACGCGGACGACGAGGCGGTGCTGGAGGGCCGCACCCGGATCTCGTACGCCGAACTGGGCGCCCGCGTCGAACGGTCGGCGGCGGCCTGCATGGCGAACGGGATCGAGCCCGGCGACCGGGTCGCGATCTGGGCCCCGAACTCCCTCGACTGGATCGTGGCGGCGCTCGGCGCGGTGTCGGCCGGGGCGGTGCTGGTCCCCGTCAACACCCGCTTCAAGGGCGTGGAGGCGGCGGATGTGCTGCGCAGGAGCGGGGCGCGGCTGCTGTTCGTGACGGGGACGTTCCTGGGGACGTCGTATGTGGCGTCACTGCGGCGGGCGGTCGCGGAGGGGCCGGGGCTGCCGGAGCTGGAGCAGGTGGTCGTGCTGTCGGACGACGCCCCCGCCGACTTCCGCACCTGGAAGGACTTCCTGGCCGGCGGCGAGGGAGCGGAGCCGTCCGAAGTGCGAGCACGGTCGGCGGCGGTGGACGGTTCCTGGCCGTCGGACATCGTCTTCACGTCCGGTACGACGGGCCGGCCCAAGGGCGCGGTGATCACGCATGCGCAGACGCTGCGGGCGTACGAAGTCTGGAGCGATCTCGCGGGGTTGAGGCGCGGCGACCGCTACCTCATCGTGAACCCCTTCTTCCACACCTTCGGTTACAAGGCGGGCGTGATCGCGTGCCTGATGCGCGGCGCGACGATGATCCCGCAGCCGGTGTTCAACGTCGACACGGCCCTGGCGAACATAGCGGCGGAACGAGTGTCCGTACTGCCGGGGCCACCAACCCTGCACCAGTCGCTGCTGGACCACCCCGCGAGGGACGCGCACGACCTGTCCGCGCTGCGTCTGGTCGTGACGGGCGCCGCGGTGGTGCCGTTGCGCCTGGTGGAGCGGCTGCGGGGCGAGTTGGGCGTGGAGACGGTGCTCACGGCGTACGGCCTGTCGGAGGCGAGCGGCATCGTGACGATGTGCCGGCGGGGAGACCCGCTGCCGGTGATCGCGTCGACCTCGGGCCGGGCGATCCCGGGCACGGAGGTGCGCGTCGAGGCACCGGTCGGCGAGCCCGGCGAGGTCCTGGTCCGCGGCTTCAACGTGATGCGCGGCTACTACGAGGACGAGGCGGCCACGGCGGAGGTGCTGGGGTCGGACGGGTGGCTGCGGACGGGCGATGTGGGCGTGCTGGACGACGAGGGCAACCTGCGCATCACGGACCGCATCAAGGACATGTTCATCGTCGGCGGCTTCAACGCGTACCCGGCGGAGATAGAGCAACTCCTCGGCCTGCATCCCGATGTGGCGGACGTCGCGGTGATCGGCGTACCGGACGCGCGACTCGGAGAGGTCGGAAAGGCGTACGTGGTGCGGCGGCCGGGGGCGGTGGTCACCGGCGACGACCTGATCGCGTGGGCGCGACGGGAGATGGCGAACTACAAGGTGCCGCGGGTGGTGGAGTTCGTGGGGGAGCTGCCGAGGAATGCGAGCGGGAAGGTGGTGAAGGGGGAGCTGCGGTCGGGGTGA
- a CDS encoding lipid-transfer protein: MAGLKDATAIVGIGQTPFAKHLPDDERTLACRAVLAALDDAGVAPGEVDALASYTMEETDEVELAKAVGLGDLTYFSKVGYGGGGSCATVAHLAAAIATGQATVGVAWRSRKRGSGTRPWTNTAVQLPTPAQWTRPFGLLRPADEIAMLTRRYMHEYGATRDHLFNVALACRNRANQNPAAIMYDRPLTREMYMTSRWISEPLCLFDNCLETDGALACVIVSRERARDCRHTPAYVHSAAQGLPAQHHGMVNYWNDDPLTGPAWTAARHLWKHADFTPQDVDVAQIYDAFTPLIPLSLEGYGFCGRGEGGAFTEGGALEIGGRLPLNTGGGGLSEAYVHGFNLINEGVKQLRGTSTAQVPGAATCLVTAGEGVPTSALLLRT, encoded by the coding sequence ATGGCCGGACTCAAGGACGCCACCGCCATCGTCGGCATCGGACAGACCCCCTTCGCCAAGCACCTCCCCGACGACGAGCGGACCCTCGCCTGCCGTGCCGTTCTCGCCGCTCTCGACGACGCCGGTGTCGCGCCCGGCGAGGTCGACGCCCTCGCCTCGTACACGATGGAGGAGACGGACGAGGTGGAGCTGGCGAAGGCCGTCGGGCTCGGCGACCTCACCTACTTCAGCAAGGTCGGATACGGCGGCGGCGGTTCCTGTGCCACCGTCGCCCATCTCGCCGCCGCCATCGCGACCGGGCAGGCGACCGTGGGCGTGGCCTGGCGGTCACGCAAGCGCGGGTCCGGCACCCGCCCCTGGACCAACACCGCCGTACAACTGCCGACCCCCGCCCAGTGGACCCGCCCCTTCGGCCTGCTGCGGCCCGCCGACGAGATAGCCATGCTCACCCGCCGCTACATGCACGAGTACGGCGCGACCCGCGACCACCTCTTCAACGTCGCCCTCGCCTGCCGCAACCGGGCCAACCAGAACCCCGCCGCGATCATGTACGACCGCCCCCTCACCCGCGAGATGTACATGACGTCCCGCTGGATCAGCGAGCCCCTCTGCCTCTTCGACAACTGCCTTGAAACGGATGGGGCGTTGGCGTGCGTGATCGTCAGCAGGGAGCGCGCCCGCGACTGCCGGCACACCCCCGCCTACGTCCACTCCGCCGCGCAGGGCCTGCCCGCCCAGCACCACGGCATGGTCAACTACTGGAACGACGACCCGCTCACCGGCCCTGCCTGGACCGCCGCCCGGCACCTGTGGAAACACGCCGACTTCACGCCCCAGGACGTCGACGTCGCCCAGATCTACGACGCGTTCACGCCCCTCATCCCGCTCTCCCTGGAGGGGTACGGCTTCTGCGGGCGCGGCGAGGGCGGGGCGTTCACCGAGGGCGGTGCGCTGGAGATCGGCGGGCGGCTGCCGCTGAACACCGGGGGCGGCGGGCTCTCCGAGGCGTACGTGCACGGCTTCAACCTCATCAACGAGGGCGTGAAGCAGTTGCGCGGGACGAGTACCGCCCAGGTGCCGGGGGCCGCCACCTGCCTGGTCACGGCGGGCGAAGGGGTTCCGACGTCCGCATTGCTCCTACGGACATGA
- a CDS encoding Zn-ribbon domain-containing OB-fold protein, with amino-acid sequence MLTPVTDTDGAPFWRYAAQGELRIQACADCGELRFPPRPCCPCCQSFASEWRQVGGDGRIWSYVVPHPPLLPDYAAQAPYNVIVVELADAPRIRLVGNLVTEAGAPLDSLSPARIRIGARVQVVFTDTGLPQWILERP; translated from the coding sequence ATGCTCACCCCGGTCACCGACACCGACGGCGCCCCCTTCTGGCGCTACGCCGCACAGGGGGAACTGCGCATCCAGGCCTGCGCCGACTGCGGCGAACTCCGCTTCCCGCCCCGCCCCTGCTGCCCCTGCTGCCAGTCCTTCGCGAGCGAATGGCGGCAGGTCGGCGGAGACGGGCGCATCTGGTCGTACGTCGTCCCCCACCCGCCCCTGCTGCCCGACTACGCGGCGCAGGCGCCGTACAACGTCATCGTCGTCGAACTCGCCGACGCACCCCGGATACGCCTCGTGGGGAACCTGGTCACTGAGGCCGGGGCGCCGCTCGACTCCCTCTCCCCCGCCCGGATCCGCATCGGCGCCAGGGTGCAGGTCGTGTTCACCGACACCGGCCTTCCGCAGTGGATCCTGGAGCGCCCATGA
- a CDS encoding enoyl-CoA hydratase/isomerase family protein, with the protein MSLDLTTDKDTGVAVVTLNRPDRLNAIDLTMTAQLHDVWRELRFDDSVRAVVLTGAGERAFCTGIDRDSVVPQPKSPYMTDDPLRRVGPKANDLWKPVIAAVRGMACGGAFYLLGESDFLIADPTATFFDPHTTYGMVSAYESVLMAQRMPYGEAARMALMGTAERISAQRAYDIGLVSELTEPGGALAAATECATVIAGYPTEAVQGTVRALWSAREGEVGRGFAQAPHLVALGNLPGERQAELFAGRRGGTFRLR; encoded by the coding sequence ATGAGCCTCGACCTCACGACCGACAAGGACACCGGCGTCGCGGTCGTCACCCTCAACCGCCCGGACCGTCTCAACGCGATCGACCTGACTATGACGGCCCAACTGCACGATGTCTGGCGGGAGTTGCGGTTCGACGACTCCGTACGGGCCGTCGTCCTCACCGGGGCCGGGGAGCGGGCGTTCTGTACGGGGATCGACCGGGACTCCGTCGTGCCGCAGCCGAAGTCGCCGTACATGACGGACGATCCGCTCCGGCGCGTCGGGCCGAAGGCGAACGACCTGTGGAAACCGGTGATCGCCGCTGTGCGGGGCATGGCCTGCGGCGGCGCCTTCTACCTCCTCGGCGAGTCCGACTTCCTGATCGCCGACCCGACCGCCACCTTCTTCGACCCGCACACCACCTACGGGATGGTCAGCGCGTACGAGTCGGTGCTGATGGCCCAGCGGATGCCGTACGGCGAGGCCGCGCGGATGGCGTTGATGGGGACGGCGGAACGGATCTCGGCCCAGCGTGCCTACGACATCGGGCTCGTCTCCGAACTCACAGAGCCCGGCGGGGCGTTGGCGGCGGCGACCGAGTGCGCGACGGTGATCGCCGGGTATCCGACGGAGGCGGTTCAGGGGACGGTACGGGCGCTGTGGTCGGCGCGGGAAGGAGAGGTCGGGCGAGGCTTCGCACAGGCCCCGCACCTGGTGGCCCTCGGCAACCTGCCGGGTGAGCGGCAGGCGGAGCTGTTCGCCGGGCGGCGGGGCGGGACGTTCCGGCTGCGCTGA